A single region of the Brachypodium distachyon strain Bd21 chromosome 3, Brachypodium_distachyon_v3.0, whole genome shotgun sequence genome encodes:
- the LOC100840134 gene encoding auxin transporter-like protein 3 produces the protein MASETAAGSALADEKAEAMEQQEAGGKSRLSGLLWHGGSAYDAWFSCASNQVAQVLLTLPYSFAQLGMLSGILFQLFYGLLGSWTAYLISILYLEYRTRKEKDKVDFRNHVIQWFEVLDGLLGRHWRNVGLAFNCTFLLFGSVIQLIGCASNIYYVNDHLDKRTWTYIFGACCATTVFIPSFHNYRVWSFLGLLMTTYTAWYIAVASLVHGQVEGVRHSGPTTIMLYFTGATNILYTFGGHAVTVEIMHAMWRPQKFKAIYLLATLYVLTLTLPSASAAYWAFGDQLLTHSNALSLLPRDAWRDAAVVLMLIHQFITFGFACTPLYFVWEKLIGLHDCKSLCKRAAARLPVVVPIWFLAIIFPFFGPINSAVGSLLVSFTVYIIPAMAHMVTFRSPQSRENAVERPPRFAGGWTGAYVINSFVVAWVLVVGFGFGGWASITNFVQQVSTFGLFAKCYQCPPRPAASPFLSPPVAFSPSMPPTPFSFNFTGIFAPMSSTPSPAPAPMPFGLGHHHHRHHRHGL, from the exons atggcgtcggagacggcggccgggagCGCTCTGGCCGACGAGAAGGCGGAGGCCATGGAGCAGCAGGAAGCAGGCGGCAAGTCCCGGCTTTCGGGCCTCCTGTGGCACGGCGGGTCCGCCTACGACGCGTGGTTCAGCTGCGCGTCGAACCAGGTGGCCCAGGTGCTCCTCACCCTGCCTTACTCCTTCGCCCAGCTGGGCATGCTGAGCGGCATCCTCTTCCAGCTCTTCTACGGCCTCCTCGGCAGCTGGACCGCCTACCTCATCAGCATCCTCTACCTCGAGTACCGCACCCGCAAGGAGAAGGACAAGGTCGACTTCCGCAACCACGTCATCCAG tgGTTTGAGGTGCTGGACGGGCTGCTGGGGAGGCACTGGAGGAACGTGGGGCTGGCGTTCAACTGTACGTTCCTGCTGTTCGGCTCCGTGATCCAGCTCATCGGCTGCGCCAGCAACATCTACTACGTCAACGACCACCTGGACAAGCGGACCTGGACATACATCTTCGGGGCCTGCTGCGCCACCACGGTCTTCATCCCCTCCTTCCACAACTACAGGGTCTGGTCTTTCCTGGGCCTCCTCATGACCACCTACACGGCCTGGTACATCGCCGTGGCTTCCCTCGTCCACGGCCAGGTTGAAGGGGTCAGGCACTCTGGCCCCACCACCATCATGCTCTACTTCACTGGGGCCACCAACATCCTCTACACCTTCGGGGGCCACGCTGTCACCGT GGAGATCATGCACGCGATGTGGCGCCCGCAGAAGTTCAAGGCGATCTACCTGTTGGCGACCCTCTACGTCTTAACCCTGACGCttccgtcggcgtcggcggcctaCTGGGCCTTCGGCGACCAGCTGCTGACGCACTCGaacgcgctgtcgctgctccCGCGCGACGCGTGGCGGGACGCCGCCGTGGTGCTGATGCTGATCCACCAGTTCATCACCTTCGGATTCGCATGCACCCCGCTCTACTTCGTCTGGGAGAAGCTCATCGGCCTCCACGACTGCAAGAGCCTCTGCAAGCGCGCCGCGGCCAGGCTCCCCGTCGTCGTGCCCATCTGGTTTTTGGCCATCATCTTCCCGTTTTTTGGCCCGATTAACTCTGCTGTGGGATCGTTGCTTGTCAGCTTTACGGTTTATATCATCCCCGCCATGGCTCACATGGTCACCTTCCGCTCGCCGCAGTCCCGCGAG AATGCAGTGGAGCGACCTCCACGGTTCGCGGGAGGATGGACGGGGGCGTACGTGATCAACTCCTTCGTAGTGGCGTGGGTCCTGGTGGTCGGCTTCGGGTTCGGCGGCTGGGCCAGCATCACAAACTTCGTGCAGCAGGTCAGCACATTCGGCCTCTTCGCCAAGTGCTACCAGTGCCCGCCCCGCCCGGCGGCTTCACCATTCCTATCGCCGCCGGTCGCTTTCAGCCCTTCCATGCCGCCGACGCCATTCAGCTTCAACTTCACCGGGATCTTCGCCCCGATGTCTTCCACCCCGTCTCCGGCCCCGGCACCGATGCCCTTCGGCCTTGGCCACCACCATCACCGGCACCACCGCCATGGTCTATGA
- the LOC104583602 gene encoding pentatricopeptide repeat-containing protein At3g22470, mitochondrial, producing MRLLAAAANPFRHFLFFPYHLSTVTFTSSHPCSSYDPSAQFLPFDSQHHRLLALPASLRRDTVLALARLLKTSLQCHLDLDTLTSQSRSLLPDRFAAASRLAASSTALRPFSSLLLAALLPGASTHLLAWCSSDRSSGSYSALRLALHAFLAAGMASEALVVLAHIRCGGNTPSLSAIAALLRLLFRAGEVRPAWKVFVEMTARGPRPSLAIFNAMILGFCHRGLVHIGLGLLGVMWRFNVIPDACSYNILIKGYSVFGQAGDAFQLLDEMRESGCQPTVVTYNILVNVLCHDGNMVDARRLFDEMVKVGIEANTITFNVLVDGYAKAGRMDEAYAACREMKARGLVPDCCTFNILSAGAYKFGKAVQLAHGQQELHEMFGSRISADSVDMVVCRLCWDGRLDDAWKLVCSAIEQGVPVSVAGFNALVAAYSKEGFDEQALEVYSVMNKIGLVPSSPTFNYLIMGLCNQGRLDDAQLLLEHMICKGYCVGTSFTIYMDSYFRSGNVEGALKCWDDMVKVGVQPDFIAFSAYISGLCRLDHVNEAYQAFVEMTGRGFVPNNITYNSLISAFCRVGYVSEALKLEKKMRQSGLIPDVFTSNILIDGFCKEGRLDMMNKRFLDMYNSGLTPDVVTYNTIINAYCGAQDMSSAMIFMNKMLADGCEPDIFTYNIWMHSLCNNHLLNRAVKMLDELVAMGCMPNSVTYNTLMDGICSDVLDRAMILTGKLIKMAFQPNTVTVNVFFSHFCKQGFGKRALVWAEKLKEDSVAFDDATMNILDWAYKEMEDDSQASNADIDRCLFLEFLMLMTYKAMRNSRSSKFTYVPIETVFYPAGSNTIKVLDTG from the coding sequence atgcgcctcctcgccgcggcggcgaatCCATTCAGgcatttcctcttcttcccctatCATCTCTCCACAGTCACCTTCACTTCCTCCCATCCCTGCTCCTCGTACGACCCCTCCGCGCAATTCCTCCCCTTCGACTCTCagcaccaccgcctcctcgccctccCCGCTTCCCTCCGCCGCGACACCGTCCTCGCGCTCGCGCGCTTGCTCAAGACCTCCCTGCAATGCCACCTAGATCTCGACACCCTCACCTCCCAATCCCGCTCCCTGCTCCCCGACCgtttcgccgccgcctcccgccttGCGGCGTCCTCGACGGCGCTCCGGCCGttttcttctctcctcctAGCGGCCCTCCTTCCTGGCGCGTCCACGCACCTCCTCGCCTGGTGCAGCTCCGACCGCAGTAGCGGGAGCTACTCCGCCCTCCGCCTTGCGCTCCACGCTTTCCTCGCTGCCGGCATGGCGTCCGAGGCCCTCGTCGTGCTTGCGCACATACGCTGCGGCGGGAACACGCCCAGCCTTTCTGCAATTGCAGcactgctgcggctgctgttCCGTGCGGGTGAGGTCCGGCCTGCATGGAAGGTGTTTGTGGAAATGACTGCAAGGGGGCCGCGACCAAGCCTGGCCATCTTCAATGCCATGATCCTCGGGTTCTGCCACAGGGGGCTCGTCCACATTGGTTTGGGATTGCTCGGTGTAATGTGGAGGTTCAACGTTATACCTGATGCGTGCAGTTATAACATCTTGATCAAGGGCTACTCTGTGTTTGGGCAGGCAGGGGATGCTTTCCAGCTGCTTGATGAAATGCGTGAGTCAGGGTGCCAGCCAACAGTTGTGACGTATAACATATTGGTGAATGTACTGTGCCATGACGGGAATATGGTGGATGCAAGGAGGCTGTTTGATGAGATGGTGAAGGTGGGGATAGAAGCAAATACAATTACTTTCAATGTTCTAGTTGATGGATATGCAAAGGCTGGACGGATGGATGAGGCCTATGCGGCTTGCAGGGAGATGAAGGCAAGGGGATTGGTGCCTGACTGCTGCACCTTCAACATTCTTTCTGCTGGAGCATACAAGTTTGGAAAGGCTGTGCAGTTAGCGCATGGGCAGCAAGAGTTGCATGAAATGTTTGGTTCACGGATATCAGCAGATAGTGTGGATATGGTGGTCTGTAGGCTTTGTTGGGATGGACGTTTAGATGACGCCTGGAAGCTTGTGTGTAGTGCAATTGAGCAGGGTGTTCCAGTGAGCGTTGCAGGATTTAATGCTTTGGTTGCTGCTTATAGCAAGGAGGGATTTGATGAACAAGCTCTTGAGGTATATAGCGTTATGAACAAGATAGGTCTTGTACCATCATCACCCACTTTTAATTACTTGATAATGGGACTGTGCAATCAAGGAAGATTGGATGATGCACAGCTGTTACTGGAACATATGATTTGTAAGGGATACTGTGTGGGTACATCATTTACCATCTACATGGACTCATACTTCAGATCTGGTAATGTAGAAGGTGCCTTGAAATGCTGGGATGATATGGTGAAAGTCGGCGTGCAGCCTGATTTTATTGCCTTCTCGGCATATATCAGTGGTCTTTGCAGATTAGATCATGTTAATGAGGCTTATCAGGCATTTGTTGAGATGACAGGAAGAGGATTTGTTCCGAACAATATTACTTACAACTCCCTCATATCTGCGTTTTGTAGGGTCGGCTATGTCTCTGAAGCATTGAAACTAGAAaagaagatgaggcagagtggCCTTATTCCTGATGTTTTCACAAGCAACATTCTGATTGATGGTTTTTGCAAAGAGGGAAGGCTGGACATGATGAATAAACGTTTCTTGGACATGTACAATAGTGGTTTAACTCCAGATGTAGTGACATACAATACAATTATCAATGCATATTGTGGGGCTCAGGATATGAGCAGTGCCATGATTTTCATGAATAAGATGCTTGCAGATGGTTGTGAACCAGATATTTTCACATATAATATTTGGATGCATAGTCTTTGTAACAACCATTTGTTGAATCGAGCAGTGAAAATGCTGGATGAACTTGTTGCTATGGGTTGCATGCCAAATTCAGTTACATACAACACATTGATGGATGGCATTTGCAGTGATGTCCTTGATCGAGCTATGATTCTGACTGGCAAATTGATTAAGATGGCTTTTCAACCCAACACTGTCACAGttaatgttttcttttctcatttctgCAAGCAAGGTTTTGGAAAGAGGGCCCTAGTGTGGGCTGAGAAGCTCAAAGAAGATTCTGTTGCTTTTGATGATGCTACAATGAATATACTTGACTGGGCATACAAGGAGATGGAGGATGACTCCCAGGCAAGCAATGCAGATATTGACAGGTGTTTGTTTCTTGAGTTCTTAATGCTCATGACATACAAGGCTATGCGCAATAGTAGATCCTCAAAGTTTACATATGTGCCTATAGAGACAGTTTTTTATCCTGCTGGCAGTAACACAATCAAAGTTTTGGATACTGGATGA